In Microbacterium cremeum, a genomic segment contains:
- the zwf gene encoding glucose-6-phosphate dehydrogenase, which yields MTVEISRGRNPLRDSEDRRLNRIAGPSALVIFGVTGDLSRKKLMPAVYDLANRGLLPPGFALVGFARRDWEDQDFAQVVYDAVRQHARTEFRDETWQQLLQGIRFVSGEFGDPDAFRRLRETVDRLDTERGTMGNHAFYLSIPPKDFPVVAEQLKASGLVDDTADQPDRWRRVVIEKPFGHDQESARALNDVLRSAFPTDSIFRIDHYLGKETVQNILALRFANELYEPIWNRNYVDHVQITMAEDIGVGGRAGYYDGVGAARDVIQNHLLQLMALTAMEEPISFDAKDLRAEKEKVLAAVTLPEDLARSTARGQYAGGWQGGEKVLGFLEEDGMNPHSTTETYAAITLEVNTRRWAGVPFYLRTGKRLGRRVTEIAVVFKRAPELLFSRSQTSGQGQNALVIRVQPDEGVTIRFGSKVPGAGAQVRDVTMDFGYGHAFTEASPEAYERLILDVLLGDPPLFPRHEEVELSWRILDPIEQFWEAQGVPLEQYSPGSWGPASADEMLARDGRSWRRP from the coding sequence ATGACCGTCGAGATCTCGCGCGGGCGGAATCCGCTGCGCGACTCCGAGGATCGTCGCCTCAACCGCATCGCCGGTCCGAGCGCGCTCGTCATCTTCGGCGTCACGGGAGACCTTTCCCGCAAGAAGCTCATGCCCGCCGTCTACGACCTCGCCAACCGCGGTCTGCTGCCCCCGGGCTTCGCGCTCGTCGGCTTCGCGCGCCGCGACTGGGAGGACCAGGACTTCGCCCAGGTCGTGTACGACGCGGTTCGCCAGCACGCGCGCACCGAGTTCCGCGACGAGACGTGGCAGCAGCTGCTGCAGGGCATCCGGTTCGTCTCCGGCGAGTTCGGCGACCCCGACGCGTTCCGGCGCCTGCGCGAGACCGTCGACCGCCTCGACACCGAGCGCGGCACGATGGGCAACCACGCGTTCTACCTGTCGATCCCGCCCAAGGACTTCCCGGTCGTCGCCGAGCAGCTGAAGGCGTCCGGTCTCGTCGACGACACCGCCGACCAGCCGGACCGGTGGCGGCGCGTGGTGATCGAGAAGCCCTTCGGGCACGACCAGGAGTCGGCGCGCGCGCTGAACGACGTGCTGCGGTCGGCGTTCCCGACGGATTCGATCTTCCGCATCGACCACTACCTCGGCAAGGAGACGGTCCAGAACATCCTGGCGCTGCGCTTCGCGAACGAGCTGTACGAGCCGATCTGGAACCGCAACTACGTGGACCACGTGCAGATCACGATGGCCGAGGACATCGGAGTGGGCGGCCGCGCCGGCTACTACGACGGCGTCGGAGCGGCGCGCGACGTGATCCAGAACCATCTCCTCCAGCTCATGGCGCTCACCGCCATGGAGGAGCCCATCTCGTTCGACGCGAAGGACCTCCGCGCCGAGAAGGAGAAGGTGCTGGCCGCGGTCACGCTGCCCGAGGACCTCGCCCGTTCGACGGCGCGCGGTCAGTACGCGGGCGGCTGGCAGGGCGGCGAGAAGGTGCTCGGCTTCCTCGAGGAGGACGGGATGAACCCGCACTCGACCACCGAGACGTACGCCGCGATCACCCTCGAGGTCAACACGCGGCGCTGGGCGGGTGTGCCGTTCTACCTCCGCACCGGCAAGCGGCTCGGCCGCCGCGTGACCGAGATCGCGGTCGTGTTCAAGCGCGCGCCCGAGCTGCTCTTCTCGCGCAGCCAGACATCGGGTCAGGGGCAGAACGCCCTCGTGATCCGCGTGCAGCCCGACGAGGGCGTCACGATCCGCTTCGGGTCGAAGGTGCCGGGTGCCGGAGCGCAGGTGCGCGACGTCACGATGGACTTCGGATACGGCCACGCCTTCACCGAGGCGAGCCCCGAGGCCTACGAGCGGCTGATCCTGGACGTGCTCCTCGGCGACCCGCCGCTGTTCCCCCGACACGAAGAGGTCGAGCTCTCGTGGCGGATCCTCGACCCGATCGAGCAGTTCTGGGAAGCCCAGGGCGTACCGCTCGAACAGTATTCGCCCGGGTCGTGGGGCCCGGCATCCGCGGACGAGATGCTCGCCCGCGACGGCCGTAGCTGGAGGCGCCCGTGA
- a CDS encoding glucose-6-phosphate dehydrogenase assembly protein OpcA has protein sequence MIVDLPDTTVSKISRALVSVREEGGAVALGRVLTLVILTREGAVEEVIEAANDASREHPMRVIVLMIPDSTDGTSRLDAQIRVGGDAGASEVVTLRAFGEAGESNLESLVTGLLLPDAPVVVWWPNRTPENISKTSIGRIAQRRITDAATKSDPSAWVASLGEQYAPGDTDLAWTRLTRWREQLAAILDQPPYEPVLGVRVRGASDSPSTALLAAWLRLALDVKVEWEYLAPEEWPHGIKSVALVRPSGEVLLERPTPGVAILTQPGQPSHELAFPRRTLRECLAEELRRLDPDVLYGRVITEGWELLDPPATKETQV, from the coding sequence GTGATCGTCGATCTTCCCGACACCACCGTCAGCAAGATCTCGCGGGCGCTCGTCAGCGTGCGCGAGGAGGGCGGCGCCGTCGCGCTCGGCCGCGTGCTGACCCTCGTCATCCTGACGCGCGAGGGCGCGGTCGAAGAGGTGATCGAAGCCGCGAACGACGCCTCGCGCGAGCACCCGATGCGCGTCATCGTGCTGATGATCCCCGACAGCACCGACGGGACCTCGCGTCTGGACGCCCAGATCCGGGTCGGCGGCGACGCCGGCGCGAGCGAGGTCGTGACCCTTCGCGCCTTCGGCGAGGCGGGCGAGTCGAACCTCGAGAGCCTGGTGACGGGCTTGCTCCTCCCGGACGCTCCGGTCGTGGTGTGGTGGCCGAACCGCACGCCCGAGAACATCTCGAAGACCTCGATCGGCAGGATCGCGCAACGACGCATCACGGATGCCGCCACGAAGTCCGACCCGTCGGCCTGGGTGGCGAGTCTCGGCGAGCAGTACGCGCCCGGTGACACCGATCTGGCCTGGACGCGCCTCACGCGCTGGCGCGAGCAGCTGGCGGCGATCCTCGATCAGCCGCCGTACGAGCCCGTCCTCGGCGTGCGGGTGCGCGGCGCGTCCGACTCGCCCTCCACGGCGCTCCTCGCGGCCTGGCTGCGGCTCGCGCTCGATGTGAAGGTCGAGTGGGAGTATCTCGCCCCCGAGGAGTGGCCGCACGGCATCAAGTCGGTCGCCCTGGTGCGCCCGAGCGGCGAAGTGCTGCTCGAGCGCCCGACGCCCGGCGTCGCGATCCTCACCCAGCCGGGGCAGCCGAGCCACGAGCTCGCGTTCCCCCGCCGCACGCTCCGCGAATGCCTGGCAGAGGAGCTCCGCCGTCTCGACCCGGACGTCCTGTATGGTCGAGTCATCACCGAGGGTTGGGAGCTGCTCGACCCGCCGGCGACGAAGGAGACGCAGGTCTGA
- the pgl gene encoding 6-phosphogluconolactonase, producing the protein MVEAWAEKRVVISPDPAKLAESVAARFLSRVAKRTDEGKLAHISLTGGSMGSAVLAAAARSDRVARIDWSLVHFWWSDERFVPSGDADRNEQQARDAFLDRLDLPETNIHAPLASDAEPDLDAAAAAYARELAVFPGPDGPWPSFDVCFLGVGPDAHIASLFPDRPEIQITDRAVVAVRDSPKPPPERVTMTRPVINGSKRVWLVISGADKASALGLALAGASYESVPAAGAKGRRRTVFFVDEAAASQVPPDLIDREY; encoded by the coding sequence ATGGTTGAAGCCTGGGCCGAGAAGCGCGTCGTCATCAGTCCCGATCCCGCGAAGCTCGCCGAGTCGGTCGCTGCCCGGTTCCTGAGCCGGGTCGCCAAGCGCACCGACGAGGGCAAGCTCGCGCACATCTCGCTCACCGGCGGATCCATGGGCTCGGCGGTGCTGGCAGCCGCCGCCCGCAGCGACCGCGTGGCACGCATCGACTGGTCGTTGGTGCACTTCTGGTGGAGCGACGAGCGGTTCGTTCCCAGCGGCGACGCGGATCGCAACGAGCAGCAGGCGCGTGACGCGTTCCTGGACCGGCTCGACCTCCCGGAGACCAACATCCACGCACCGCTCGCCAGCGACGCAGAGCCGGACCTCGATGCCGCCGCCGCCGCCTACGCGCGCGAACTGGCCGTCTTCCCCGGCCCCGACGGACCGTGGCCGTCGTTCGACGTGTGCTTCCTGGGCGTGGGCCCGGACGCCCACATCGCGTCGCTGTTCCCCGACCGGCCCGAGATCCAGATCACCGATCGCGCGGTGGTCGCCGTGCGCGACTCCCCCAAGCCGCCGCCCGAGCGCGTCACGATGACACGCCCGGTCATCAACGGCTCCAAGCGAGTCTGGCTCGTCATCTCCGGTGCCGACAAGGCCTCCGCGCTGGGGCTCGCACTGGCCGGTGCGAGCTACGAGAGCGTGCCCGCGGCCGGCGCGAAGGGGCGCCGGCGCACCGTGTTCTTCGTCGACGAGGCTGCCGCCTCCCAGGTCCCGCCCGACCTGATCGACAGGGAGTACTGA
- a CDS encoding RNA polymerase-binding protein RbpA codes for MATGGNAIRGTRVGAGPMGEQDHGFHAERIAISYWDALGNETVRYFAAGIPEEEIPETIDSPHSGLPAGRDKDNPPALAKTEPYKTHLAYVKERRTEEEADALLEDALKQLRERRGQE; via the coding sequence ATGGCGACCGGAGGCAACGCGATCCGCGGCACCCGCGTCGGTGCCGGGCCGATGGGCGAGCAGGACCACGGGTTCCACGCCGAGCGCATCGCGATCTCGTACTGGGACGCGCTGGGCAACGAGACGGTCCGCTATTTCGCCGCCGGGATCCCCGAAGAGGAGATCCCCGAGACGATCGACTCGCCGCACTCGGGCCTTCCCGCCGGACGCGACAAGGACAACCCGCCCGCACTCGCGAAGACCGAGCCGTACAAGACGCACCTCGCCTACGTGAAGGAGCGCCGCACCGAGGAAGAGGCCGACGCCCTCCTCGAAGACGCGCTCAAGCAGCTGCGCGAGCGCCGCGGCCAGGAGTGA
- the secG gene encoding preprotein translocase subunit SecG — MQILEFVLQVLLGITSLLLTLLILLHKGRGGGLSDMFGGGMTSALGSSGLAERNLNRFTVILALVWFAAIVALGLMTKFQAL; from the coding sequence GTGCAGATCCTCGAGTTCGTCCTGCAGGTGCTCCTGGGCATCACGAGCCTCCTGCTGACTCTCCTCATCCTGCTCCACAAGGGGCGCGGCGGCGGCCTGTCCGACATGTTCGGCGGCGGCATGACCTCCGCGCTCGGCTCGTCCGGGCTCGCGGAGCGCAACCTCAACCGGTTCACCGTGATCCTGGCGCTGGTGTGGTTCGCCGCGATCGTCGCGCTCGGCCTCATGACGAAGTTCCAGGCACTCTGA
- the tpiA gene encoding triose-phosphate isomerase codes for MAVSTRTPLIAGNWKMNLDHLQAVAFVQKLHWTLKDAKHEDGSVEVAVFPPFTDLRTVQTLLDADKIPFALGAQDLSAHDGGAYTGEVSGAFLAKLDARYVIIGHSERRQYHAETDEVVGSKVQAALRHGLVPVICVGETSEDLEEFGASAVPVSQLSVALESLKADAEIVVAYEPVWAIGSGQAATPDQAQDVCAKLREVVAAKLGEDAAARTRILYGGSVKAANIASFMREPDVDGALVGGASLVVDEFAAIIRYQKHVGV; via the coding sequence ATGGCAGTGAGCACCCGCACCCCGCTCATCGCAGGCAACTGGAAGATGAACCTCGACCACCTGCAGGCGGTCGCGTTCGTGCAGAAGCTGCACTGGACGCTCAAGGACGCCAAGCACGAGGACGGCTCGGTCGAGGTGGCCGTGTTCCCGCCCTTCACCGACCTTCGCACCGTCCAGACGCTGCTGGACGCCGACAAGATCCCGTTCGCGCTGGGCGCGCAGGATCTCTCGGCCCACGACGGCGGCGCGTACACCGGTGAGGTGTCGGGCGCGTTCCTGGCCAAGCTCGACGCCCGCTACGTCATCATCGGCCACTCCGAGCGGCGCCAGTACCACGCCGAGACCGATGAGGTCGTGGGCTCGAAGGTGCAGGCAGCCCTCCGCCACGGGCTGGTGCCGGTGATCTGCGTCGGCGAGACCAGTGAGGACCTCGAGGAGTTCGGCGCGAGCGCCGTGCCCGTCAGCCAGCTCTCGGTGGCACTCGAGAGCCTGAAGGCGGATGCCGAGATCGTGGTCGCGTACGAGCCGGTGTGGGCGATCGGCTCGGGCCAGGCGGCGACGCCGGATCAGGCTCAGGACGTGTGCGCGAAGCTTCGAGAAGTGGTGGCGGCGAAGCTGGGGGAGGACGCCGCGGCACGGACGCGCATCCTCTACGGCGGCTCGGTGAAGGCCGCGAACATCGCGAGCTTCATGCGCGAGCCCGACGTCGACGGCGCGCTCGTCGGCGGGGCGAGTCTGGTCGTGGACGAGTTCGCCGCGATCATCCGCTACCAGAAGCACGTCGGCGTGTGA
- a CDS encoding phosphoglycerate kinase yields MALRTLDSLGSLAGKRVIVRADLNVPLRDGVITDDGRVRATLPTLNALINQGARVIVCSHLGRPDGAPDTKYSLAPVAQRLSELLGKPVAFARDTVGESAREAVAALEDGDVAVIENLRFNPGETAKDDAARRAFAQELAALGDVLVSDGFGVVHRKQASVYDLAELLPSAAGFLIEKEVDVLDRLTENPESPYAVILGGSKVSDKLGVIEHLLPRVDKLLVGGGMMFTFLAAEGHKVGSSLLEQDQLDTVRGYIAQAKERGVELVLPVDAVVAASFAAGAEHVVARADALEDTAFGASGLGLDIGPETASLFADAVRGSKTVFWNGPMGVFEMPAFAAGTKTVAKALTEVDGLSVVGGGDSAAAVRQLGFADDAFGHISTGGGASLEFLEGKKLPGLEVLGWQ; encoded by the coding sequence ATGGCTCTGCGCACCCTCGACTCGCTGGGTTCGCTGGCCGGCAAGCGCGTCATCGTCCGTGCTGACCTCAATGTCCCGCTCCGGGACGGGGTCATCACGGACGATGGCCGTGTGCGGGCCACGCTCCCCACGCTCAACGCCCTCATCAACCAGGGCGCCCGCGTCATCGTCTGCTCCCACCTGGGGCGGCCCGACGGCGCCCCCGACACGAAGTACAGCCTCGCGCCGGTCGCGCAGCGCCTGTCGGAACTGCTCGGGAAGCCCGTCGCGTTCGCGCGCGACACCGTGGGGGAGTCGGCCCGTGAGGCCGTCGCCGCCCTCGAGGACGGCGACGTGGCCGTCATCGAGAATCTGCGGTTCAACCCCGGCGAGACGGCGAAGGACGATGCTGCGCGCCGCGCGTTCGCGCAGGAGCTCGCCGCTCTCGGCGACGTGCTGGTGTCGGACGGCTTCGGCGTCGTGCACCGCAAGCAGGCGTCCGTCTACGACCTCGCCGAGCTCCTGCCCTCCGCCGCGGGATTCCTCATCGAGAAGGAGGTCGATGTCCTCGACCGCCTCACCGAGAACCCCGAGAGCCCGTACGCCGTGATCCTCGGCGGGTCGAAGGTCAGCGACAAGCTCGGTGTCATCGAGCACCTGCTGCCGCGTGTCGACAAGCTGCTCGTCGGTGGCGGCATGATGTTCACCTTCCTTGCGGCAGAAGGCCACAAGGTGGGCTCGAGCCTGCTGGAGCAGGACCAGCTCGACACGGTGCGCGGGTACATCGCGCAGGCCAAGGAGCGCGGCGTCGAGCTCGTGCTCCCCGTGGACGCCGTGGTCGCGGCCTCCTTCGCGGCCGGCGCCGAGCACGTCGTCGCGCGAGCGGACGCCCTCGAGGACACCGCCTTCGGCGCCTCGGGGCTCGGCCTCGACATCGGGCCCGAGACCGCGTCGCTGTTCGCAGACGCCGTGCGCGGTTCGAAGACGGTCTTCTGGAACGGCCCCATGGGCGTGTTCGAGATGCCCGCCTTCGCCGCGGGCACCAAGACCGTCGCCAAGGCCCTCACCGAGGTCGACGGCCTCTCGGTGGTCGGCGGCGGAGACTCCGCCGCTGCCGTGCGCCAGCTCGGATTCGCCGACGACGCCTTCGGTCACATCTCGACCGGCGGCGGCGCAAGCCTCGAATTCCTCGAGGGCAAGAAGCTCCCCGGACTGGAGGTCCTCGGATGGCAGTGA
- the gap gene encoding type I glyceraldehyde-3-phosphate dehydrogenase: protein MAVKIGINGFGRIGRNYLRAALAQGADLEIVAVNDLTDNKTLAHLLTYDSVGGPLSESVSYDGDSITVGGKSIKVFEERDPANLPWGELGVDIVIESTGRFTKAEDAKKHIAGGAKKVLISAPATGDDVTIVMGVNEGEYDPENHTIISNASCTTNCLAPLAKVFNDAFGIERGFMMTAHAYTADQNLQDGPHSDLRRARAAAINIVPASTGAAKAIGRVLPELNGKLSGSSYRVPVPTGSIVDLTIVTPTEGLTAEQVNEAYKTAAADGRLAGYLEYTEDPIVSSDIQLNPHSSIFDSELTNVSGNLVKVSAWYDNEWGYSNRLVDLTEYVAERL from the coding sequence GTGGCTGTCAAGATCGGCATCAACGGCTTCGGCCGAATCGGACGCAACTACCTCCGCGCGGCGCTCGCGCAGGGTGCGGACCTCGAAATCGTGGCGGTGAACGACCTCACCGACAACAAGACTCTCGCGCACCTGCTCACCTACGACTCGGTCGGCGGCCCGCTCAGCGAGTCCGTCTCGTACGACGGCGACTCGATCACGGTCGGCGGCAAGTCGATCAAGGTCTTCGAAGAGCGCGACCCGGCCAACCTGCCGTGGGGCGAGCTGGGCGTCGACATCGTCATCGAGTCGACCGGTCGCTTCACCAAGGCCGAGGACGCCAAGAAGCACATCGCCGGCGGCGCCAAGAAGGTCCTGATCTCGGCACCCGCGACCGGCGACGACGTCACGATCGTCATGGGCGTGAACGAGGGCGAGTACGACCCCGAGAACCACACCATCATCTCGAACGCCTCGTGCACGACGAACTGCCTCGCGCCGCTCGCGAAGGTCTTCAACGACGCGTTCGGCATCGAGCGCGGCTTCATGATGACCGCGCACGCCTACACGGCCGACCAGAACCTGCAGGACGGCCCGCACAGCGACCTGCGCCGTGCCCGCGCTGCCGCGATCAACATCGTCCCCGCCTCGACCGGTGCCGCCAAGGCGATCGGCCGCGTGCTGCCCGAGCTCAACGGCAAGCTCAGCGGGTCGTCGTACCGCGTGCCGGTCCCGACCGGCTCGATCGTCGACCTCACCATCGTGACGCCGACCGAGGGCCTCACCGCCGAGCAGGTCAACGAGGCGTACAAGACGGCGGCCGCCGACGGCCGGCTCGCCGGCTACCTCGAGTACACCGAGGACCCGATCGTCTCGAGCGACATCCAGCTCAACCCGCACTCGTCGATCTTCGACTCGGAGCTGACCAACGTCAGCGGCAACCTCGTCAAGGTCTCGGCCTGGTACGACAACGAGTGGGGCTACTCGAACCGCCTCGTCGACCTCACCGAGTACGTCGCCGAGCGTCTGTAA
- a CDS encoding superoxide dismutase → MAKYTLPDLPYDYAALEPHISGKIMELHHSKHHQAYVTGANTALEQLAEARESGSLANVNKLEKDLAFNLGGHVNHSIFWTNLSPEGGGEPEGELRAAIDEFFGGFDKFQAHFTAAATGIQGSGWAVLSWDPIGEQLLIQQLFDQQSNTAQGTIPIFQLDMWEHAFYLDYLNVKADYVKAVWNIANWQNVAQRLDAARQKTSGLLVLS, encoded by the coding sequence ATGGCGAAGTACACCCTGCCCGACCTCCCCTACGACTACGCCGCCCTCGAGCCGCACATCAGCGGCAAGATCATGGAGCTGCACCACAGCAAGCACCACCAGGCGTACGTGACCGGGGCCAACACCGCACTCGAGCAGCTCGCCGAGGCGCGGGAATCCGGCAGCCTCGCGAACGTGAACAAGCTCGAGAAGGACCTCGCCTTCAACCTCGGCGGGCACGTCAACCACTCGATCTTCTGGACGAACCTCTCTCCCGAGGGCGGCGGCGAGCCCGAGGGCGAGCTGCGTGCCGCGATCGACGAGTTCTTCGGCGGATTCGACAAGTTCCAGGCCCACTTCACCGCTGCCGCCACCGGCATCCAGGGGTCGGGCTGGGCCGTCCTCAGCTGGGACCCGATCGGGGAGCAGCTGCTCATCCAGCAGCTGTTCGACCAGCAGAGCAACACCGCTCAGGGCACGATCCCGATCTTCCAGCTCGACATGTGGGAGCACGCCTTCTACCTCGACTACCTCAACGTGAAGGCCGACTACGTCAAGGCGGTCTGGAACATCGCGAACTGGCAGAACGTCGCGCAGCGCCTCGACGCCGCCCGCCAGAAGACCTCGGGCCTGCTGGTACTGTCATAG
- the whiA gene encoding DNA-binding protein WhiA: MSLTADVKAELITVRDPRPTARVAELTSLLRFSGGLHSIANRVAVEAELDSDLLARRTARDLVELYGVRPELVHVQGSGARNGSHYAVRVIEGGETLARQTGLLDQRRRPVRGLPNKLTTGSRADLAAIWRGAFLAAGSLSEPGRSAALEITCPSSEAAMALVGAAHRLGISGKAREVRGVPRVVVREGEAIRAALAAMGAVRAASEWDQLRQRREVRAGVNRLVNFDDANLRRSAQAAVAACARVERALEILGEEVPEHLREAGELRLAHRDASLDELGHHADPPLTKDAVAGRIRRLLAMADKKAEADGLPDTESAVPAGIED; this comes from the coding sequence GTGTCGCTCACCGCTGACGTGAAGGCCGAGCTGATCACCGTGCGCGACCCGCGCCCGACGGCCCGCGTGGCAGAGCTGACCTCCCTGCTGCGATTCTCGGGCGGCCTGCACTCGATCGCCAACCGCGTCGCGGTCGAGGCCGAGCTCGACTCCGATCTGCTTGCGCGGCGCACCGCGCGCGACCTGGTCGAGCTGTACGGCGTGCGTCCCGAGCTCGTCCACGTGCAGGGCTCCGGCGCCCGCAACGGCAGCCACTACGCGGTCCGCGTCATCGAGGGCGGCGAGACGCTCGCGCGCCAGACCGGGCTCCTGGATCAGCGCCGCCGTCCGGTCCGCGGTCTGCCGAACAAGCTCACGACCGGATCGCGCGCCGATCTCGCCGCGATCTGGCGCGGGGCCTTCCTCGCGGCCGGCAGCCTGAGCGAGCCGGGCCGGTCCGCCGCGCTCGAGATCACGTGCCCGTCGTCCGAGGCCGCGATGGCCCTCGTCGGCGCGGCGCATCGCCTCGGCATCTCGGGCAAGGCACGCGAGGTGCGCGGCGTGCCGCGGGTGGTCGTGCGCGAAGGTGAGGCGATCCGCGCCGCCCTGGCCGCGATGGGAGCCGTGCGCGCTGCCTCCGAGTGGGATCAGCTGCGCCAGCGGCGCGAGGTGCGCGCCGGCGTGAACCGCCTGGTGAACTTCGACGACGCGAACCTGCGGCGCTCGGCGCAGGCAGCCGTCGCCGCGTGTGCGCGCGTCGAGCGCGCGCTCGAGATCCTCGGCGAAGAGGTGCCCGAGCACCTCCGCGAGGCCGGGGAGCTGCGGCTCGCGCACCGCGATGCGAGTCTCGACGAGCTCGGGCACCACGCCGACCCGCCGCTGACCAAGGACGCCGTGGCCGGACGCATCCGCCGTCTGCTGGCGATGGCCGACAAGAAGGCGGAGGCCGACGGTCTGCCCGACACCGAATCGGCCGTGCCCGCCGGTATCGAGGACTGA
- the rapZ gene encoding RNase adapter RapZ: MSEATRRDENGRDTGEVLIVTGMSGAGRSTAANALEDLDWYVVDNLPPQMLKPLLDLTELAAGVLPRVAVVVDVRGRDLFSDLPEAMRALRERRQIRLMFLDASDDVLVRRFEAVRRPHPLQGDGTLLDGIRRERQRLAAVRESADVIIDTSSYNIHQLATQVSDLFREEGAARHTLTLLSFGFKYGLPPDADLVADMRFLPNPFWSEELRALTGEDADVRDFVLEQEGAREFLDAYAAALRPVLEGYQRENKRHSVVAVGCTGGKHRSVVMARELAERLGSIPGVAVRVKHRDLGRE; encoded by the coding sequence ATGAGCGAGGCGACGCGTCGCGACGAGAACGGGCGCGACACCGGTGAGGTGCTGATCGTCACCGGGATGTCGGGAGCAGGACGCTCCACCGCTGCGAACGCCCTCGAGGACCTCGACTGGTACGTCGTCGACAACCTGCCGCCGCAGATGCTCAAGCCGCTCCTCGATCTGACCGAGCTCGCCGCGGGCGTGCTCCCGCGGGTGGCTGTCGTGGTCGACGTCCGCGGGCGCGACCTGTTCTCGGACCTCCCCGAGGCCATGCGGGCGCTGCGCGAGCGGCGCCAGATCCGGCTGATGTTCCTGGATGCCTCGGACGACGTGCTCGTGCGCCGGTTCGAGGCGGTGCGACGCCCGCACCCGCTTCAGGGCGACGGGACCCTGCTCGACGGCATCCGCCGGGAGCGCCAGCGTCTCGCAGCGGTGCGCGAGAGCGCCGACGTCATCATCGACACCTCGTCGTACAACATCCATCAGCTCGCCACGCAGGTCAGCGACCTCTTCCGCGAAGAGGGCGCTGCACGCCACACGCTGACTCTGCTCAGCTTCGGGTTCAAGTACGGGCTGCCGCCGGATGCCGACCTGGTCGCCGACATGCGGTTCCTCCCCAATCCGTTCTGGAGTGAGGAGCTGCGAGCCCTCACCGGCGAGGACGCCGATGTGCGGGACTTCGTGCTGGAGCAGGAGGGCGCGCGCGAATTCCTCGACGCCTACGCGGCGGCGCTGCGCCCGGTGCTCGAGGGCTACCAACGCGAGAACAAGCGTCACTCGGTGGTGGCGGTGGGCTGCACCGGCGGCAAGCATCGATCGGTCGTGATGGCGCGCGAGCTCGCCGAGCGGCTCGGCAGCATCCCCGGCGTCGCGGTGCGCGTGAAGCATCGCGACCTCGGTCGCGAATGA